From Geotalea uraniireducens Rf4:
ATCATGACCTGTCTCCCTTTTGCGGCTATTTTTCGGTTGTTGAGAGAAAGTGGTTAGAGCGGACGGCTGATGCCCGTTGCCCGCAATTATACAGGATTGATCCGGTAAATCAACGGACCGGTGGAAGTATGGGGGGTGAGGACAATCTTCCTGAATACGAAGCTGGAATGAGAGAAAAGCGGGGCAATAGTTGTCATGTATACAACGCGATACCGGGGAGGTTCGTTATCAGACCTTGAAAACCTTCATCTGTTCTCTAAGTACCCCAATCTGCATAAAGAGGTTAGTGACCACTTTATCCATGACCTTTGTTGCATCCAGATTAATGGAGGCAGAGGACTGGATGTCCTCTACAGCATGGGCAATCTGGTCGCTACCGCGGGACTGCTCTCCTGAGGCACGGCTAATAGTGGAGATCATGCTGGTGATATTCTCGGTGGACTGTGCGATAAAATTGGCCACCTTGCTCTGTTCAAGGGTAGAATTCCGCACCTGCTCGGTCAGTTGCTTCATATGTTCCGCCGAAGACATGATAAGCTCGCTTCCCTGCGACTGCTCCTTGGTGGCTTTCGCAATTTGACCGACCATCTCGGATACCTGCTCCATCGCCTCACGGATCATCTGGCTTCCCTTGGACTGTTCGAGGGTGGTTAGTGCAATCTCGCGCATCTGGTCGGTAGCCTTCTGCACCCCTTCATATATCTTCTTCAGGGCTTCACCCGATTTTTCGGAAAGATCTTTTCCATCGGCAATGCTCTTCTCTGCGATATGAATCGCTTCAACTGCCCGTGCCGTCTCGTTCTGTACAGCACTTATCACCTTTGTTATCTCTTGGGTGGAGGCGCTGGTTCGCTCAGCCAGTTCCTTTATCTCGTCGGCGACGACTGCAAAGCCTTTACCGTGTTCTCCCGCCTGGGCGGCAATAATGGCTGCATTGAGGGCAAGAAGATTGGTTTGGCCCGCCACTTCGTCGATGACCGAGAGGATGACGCCGATTGCGCTTGCTCGCTCGGAGAGCGAGTTAATAACCTCAGAGGTAATATCCGATGCGCGTTTAATCTCGCTTATTCCAACAATGGAAGCTTCAACGGCAGAGCGACCGAATTCCGCATCACCGCGCACCTCGTCGGAAATTGCCGCAGCGGCGGCTGCACTCCGTTCGACCTGTTTTATGCTGGTATCCATCTGCATGACCGAGGAAGAGGTGCTGGCAGCCGCTTCCTGAAGGTTTCCAACGCTGCTTCCCACCCGCTTGATGGAAGCTGTCATCTGCACTATGGATGAACTCACTTCACCTACGGATTTGTTGAGAGTTTCAGCATTATGGGCAACTTCGGTGACACTGGCAGTCATCTCCAGGATTGACGATGAGCTTTCGGAAGCAGACAGTGACAAGTGATCGATGCTCTGAGCCACACCCTTGATGGATGCATTGATCTCGATAACCGCCGACGAGGTATTACTGACCCCCTCGGACTGGAGCTGTGCGGCATTTACCACCTTGCCGGTCGTTCCAGCCAAATTCTCGGTGATGTGGTTCAGTTCTCCCGCTGCAGCATTGACCTGGGTAACTATCTGATTCAGGTTCTGGATCATGCCGTTAAGAGACTCTGTCAAATGTCCGAACTCGTCATTTGAAACAACCTCAAGAGTCCTTGACAGGTCCCCGTTGGCCACCTGCTCCGTCACCTGGCACAGTGATACTATCGGTCTGATAATCAGTCGCTTCATGGTAAAGAAAAGAATTACACCGAGAATCAACGCCATGGCAAGATTTACAGCTATGACATAAAAGACGGTCTTCGTTAACTGATTTTTGACCTTTGCATCTGAAAGACCGATATAGACCGTGCCGTGGTCGCTTGAATCAATAGTCACCTTGTGTGAAATCTCGATGGCCAGTCCCGACTTCCTGATTGCCGTAAGGATCGCACCAGTATCGCTGTCCTGTGGTAACCCGGCGATGATTTTTTTTGCAATGGGAGATTTTTCGGAGAAGCTCGCAAGGTGGGTGGTCAGGTATGCATTTTCGTTGTCCTGGATAAGTGCATATATCACATCTTCGTCTTTGGTGATGTCACCGACAATGGCGTCAAGCTGAATGTTGTCCTTGAGCAGAATCGGGTCCTTGCTGATGTTGGCGATATATGTTCCAAGGCTGCGCCCTTTATCGATAAGAAATCTGTTGAGAGTTGCCCGCTCATTGAAAATTATCAGCGCTGTCCCCACAACGGTCGAAAAGATGAGGATTCCCACAACGATAAGAAGTAATTTGGCGCGGATACTGCCTTTGAACTTCAGCATTCTACCTGACATTTGAGCGTGCTCCTTAAGAGACTCGATAAAAGTTGGTGAATCTCACCTGCGCTGTCATGCCGTCCGCGGTTTACACCGCCGGACGGCATGACAATGTTGGATCAAAATATTACAGATGTTTTTTCAGCCAGCTGTCCATCTCCCTTACCGAGTTGTAATCGGCATCCTTGGGTACGATGAACTTGTCGACCATTATACCGTCGAGAATGGCTTTCCCTTCCGCATCCTTGTGCATGTTGAGGAAAATGTCCCTGATCTTCGCCTTCAGAGTCGGATCGGTGTCTTTCCTGACAACCACTGGCGGAATGCCATATTTGGGTGATTTACGGATAATCTTGGTTTGGGAGGTAAATGCGGGGTTTTTCTTTGCTGCATAATCGTAGATAAGGCTGTCTACGCTCGCCCCGTCCACCAGTTTCTTGGCAACCGCCTCGATGGATTTGTCATGACTCTTTGTATAGAGCACCTTGCTGAAAAATTTCTCGGGAGTGGTGTTGAAATCCTTGCCAATCATATAGGTGGGAACGATCTTGCCGGTATTGGACTTGGGATCGGTAAAGGCGAATTTCTTCCCTTTCAGATCCCCCAGGTTCTTGGCCGGACTATTCTTGTGCGCAATTATATAGGCATAATAAAAGGGCTGTCCGTAGGATTGAGGAGCGACGACCAACTCCGCCCCGAACTTGTCATGATCCTTCACGTAAGGGCCGGAACAGACGAAAGCAAAATTGAGGTCGCCGCTTTCAAGCATCTTGTCGGTTTCGTCGTAGTTTTCCTTCTGTACCATTTCCACGGGCTGGCCGAGCTTGGCACCCACATAATCGATCATTTTTTTGTAATACTTGACCGTTTCCTTAGGCGAAATCATTGCCGCCACGCCGATCTTGACCGGTCCTCCGGCCGCCATTGCAGCTGCTGCGTTCAACCAGAGAACTGCCGCACAGATACCAACCCATCTTTTCATCATTGAACCCTCCTTGTATTTTATGAACTCTCCCTTGAACCCCATCTTCCGATTCTTCGCCTCCGGCGTGTCATCAACTGCCGGATGACTCGTGCAACGTCTCGACCCTCAGCACCTTCCGGCCGGGTCGCGTCCGGCGCCAAACATTAATGAACGTTAGTCGTTTCTACACAAGAAAGCGCATAAAATCAATAAAATATCGTGGGGTTAGGCAGGAATGGGTGCAAATAAAATTTACACATTGGGAAAAGGTAAAGATTAAGAGGGGATAGCGGTCAGGGCGTGTACCAAGCCGGAGTCGGAAAGATGTAATCCGCAGGAATCACCGGACGCAAGGCCATGACCCCATGGATTCCTTGCCAGTGGAGCAGGATTAGATAATATTAAAAGATAAGCCGGGATACAGACAGGCTACCGAGGGGAGGGAAGCATGAACCGACGACAATTCATGCAGAGCGTAGTTGCCGGGACCGTGGGGTTGATGTCCGGCGAGGTGCTGGCCGGTAACACGACCGGTCACGGTCTGCCAAGGGCCGCCGGTCCAACCAGGACCCGGGTTGCCCTGGTCAGAACCGACAACCGGGCAACCGGCATCAAGCGGGCGATCAGGCTGCTGGGAGCCAACCCTGTGGCTGGTAAGCGAGTGCTGCTAAAGCCTAACTTCAATACCGCCGATCTCTTTCCCGCCTCCACCCACAACGACACCCTGGTCCAGCTCATCGCCGAGCTGCGGGGGATGGGGGCCAAAGCCGTTACCATCGGCGAGCGGAGCGGTCCGCCGGACACCGCTGACGTGCTGCGCGACAAAGGGATCATTGAGCTCTGCAAACGTCTCGACGTGGGGCTCATCAACTTCGAGGAGTTGACACCGGAAAGCTGGACGAAGGTGATCCCGCCGGCGAGCCACTGGAACGACGGCTTCCTGATGGCGAGGCCGGTTCTTGATGCCGAGTGCGTGGTTGTCACCTGCTGCCTCAAGACTCACGGCTATGGTGGGGTCTTCACCATGTCCCTGAAGAACTCCATCGGCTTCGTCCACAAGAAGAACATGCGCGAGCTGCACACCTCGTTTCTCAGCCAGCGCAAAATGATCGCCGAGGTGA
This genomic window contains:
- a CDS encoding substrate-binding domain-containing protein; the encoded protein is MMKRWVGICAAVLWLNAAAAMAAGGPVKIGVAAMISPKETVKYYKKMIDYVGAKLGQPVEMVQKENYDETDKMLESGDLNFAFVCSGPYVKDHDKFGAELVVAPQSYGQPFYYAYIIAHKNSPAKNLGDLKGKKFAFTDPKSNTGKIVPTYMIGKDFNTTPEKFFSKVLYTKSHDKSIEAVAKKLVDGASVDSLIYDYAAKKNPAFTSQTKIIRKSPKYGIPPVVVRKDTDPTLKAKIRDIFLNMHKDAEGKAILDGIMVDKFIVPKDADYNSVREMDSWLKKHL
- a CDS encoding methyl-accepting chemotaxis protein, which translates into the protein MSGRMLKFKGSIRAKLLLIVVGILIFSTVVGTALIIFNERATLNRFLIDKGRSLGTYIANISKDPILLKDNIQLDAIVGDITKDEDVIYALIQDNENAYLTTHLASFSEKSPIAKKIIAGLPQDSDTGAILTAIRKSGLAIEISHKVTIDSSDHGTVYIGLSDAKVKNQLTKTVFYVIAVNLAMALILGVILFFTMKRLIIRPIVSLCQVTEQVANGDLSRTLEVVSNDEFGHLTESLNGMIQNLNQIVTQVNAAAGELNHITENLAGTTGKVVNAAQLQSEGVSNTSSAVIEINASIKGVAQSIDHLSLSASESSSSILEMTASVTEVAHNAETLNKSVGEVSSSIVQMTASIKRVGSSVGNLQEAAASTSSSVMQMDTSIKQVERSAAAAAAISDEVRGDAEFGRSAVEASIVGISEIKRASDITSEVINSLSERASAIGVILSVIDEVAGQTNLLALNAAIIAAQAGEHGKGFAVVADEIKELAERTSASTQEITKVISAVQNETARAVEAIHIAEKSIADGKDLSEKSGEALKKIYEGVQKATDQMREIALTTLEQSKGSQMIREAMEQVSEMVGQIAKATKEQSQGSELIMSSAEHMKQLTEQVRNSTLEQSKVANFIAQSTENITSMISTISRASGEQSRGSDQIAHAVEDIQSSASINLDATKVMDKVVTNLFMQIGVLREQMKVFKV
- a CDS encoding DUF362 domain-containing protein → MNRRQFMQSVVAGTVGLMSGEVLAGNTTGHGLPRAAGPTRTRVALVRTDNRATGIKRAIRLLGANPVAGKRVLLKPNFNTADLFPASTHNDTLVQLIAELRGMGAKAVTIGERSGPPDTADVLRDKGIIELCKRLDVGLINFEELTPESWTKVIPPASHWNDGFLMARPVLDAECVVVTCCLKTHGYGGVFTMSLKNSIGFVHKKNMRELHTSFLSQRKMIAEVNVSYRPALILLDGIEAFVDKGPMEGPKKRADVILAGTDRIAIDAVGLAVLKELGSNRAIMDTTIFAQEQIARAVELGLGVKGPGAIEIVSDDEAGRSYSEKLRQILAKG